In one Alnus glutinosa chromosome 12, dhAlnGlut1.1, whole genome shotgun sequence genomic region, the following are encoded:
- the LOC133883035 gene encoding monothiol glutaredoxin-S6 encodes METVTSLVAGKPVVIFSKSGCGMSHSIKTLIRGFGANPTVYELDQIANGQQIERELLQLGCQPTVPTVFIGQEFIGGARNVMSLQVRNELGLLLKNAGAIWV; translated from the coding sequence ATGGAAACAGTGACAAGCTTGGTGGCTGGAAAGCCTGTGGTGATTTTCAGCAAGAGCGGCTGTGGCATGAGCCACAGCATTAAGACACTCATCCGCGGCTTTGGGGCAAACCCTACTGTGTACGAGCTTGATCAGATCGCAAATGGGCAGCAAATTGAGAGGGAACTGCTTCAGCTAGGATGTCAGCCGACCGTACCAACTGTTTTCATAGGACAGGAGTTCATTGGTGGCGCTAGAAACGTCATGAGCCTCCAAGTCAGGAATGAGCTTGGCCTATTGCTCAAAAACGCTGGAGCTATATGGGTATGA